One genomic segment of Lampris incognitus isolate fLamInc1 chromosome 2, fLamInc1.hap2, whole genome shotgun sequence includes these proteins:
- the mustn1b gene encoding musculoskeletal embryonic nuclear protein 1b isoform X2, which yields MLSKGLPQGYIMVKASLGKWNRTGHIIKLIQLSLGSLDQPSMSQPGEVKKKRPAMKEEDLKGARKRMGKVAPSVFSSVRSGAETALEKSPAKAPGASVFGK from the exons ATGTTAAGTAAGGGGCTGCCCCAAGGCTATATAATGGTTAAGGCTTCACTGGGGAAATGGAACAGAACAGGCCACATCATCAAGCTAATACAACTATCTCTGGGATCTCTAGACCAACCAAGCATGTCACAG CCTGgtgaggtgaaaaagaagcgtCCAGCGATGAAGGAGGAGGACCTCAAAGGAGCCCGTA AACGCATGGGCAAAGTAGCTCCATCTGTATTCAGCAGTGTAAGATCAGGAGCAGAGACAGCCTTGGAAAAGTCTCCTGCCAAAGCCCCTGGAGCCAGTGTGTTTGGCAAGTAG
- the mustn1b gene encoding musculoskeletal embryonic nuclear protein 1b isoform X1 gives MLSKGLPQGYIMVKASLGKWNRTGHIIKLIQLSLGSLDQPSMSQPGEVKKKRPAMKEEDLKGARSKLGLKGEVKSKTYEVMVDCERMGKVAPSVFSSVRSGAETALEKSPAKAPGASVFGK, from the exons ATGTTAAGTAAGGGGCTGCCCCAAGGCTATATAATGGTTAAGGCTTCACTGGGGAAATGGAACAGAACAGGCCACATCATCAAGCTAATACAACTATCTCTGGGATCTCTAGACCAACCAAGCATGTCACAG CCTGgtgaggtgaaaaagaagcgtCCAGCGATGAAGGAGGAGGACCTCAAAGGAGCCCGTAGTAAGCTGGGACTGAAAGGCGAGGTCAAGAGTAAAACCTATGAAGTTATGGTGGATTGTG AACGCATGGGCAAAGTAGCTCCATCTGTATTCAGCAGTGTAAGATCAGGAGCAGAGACAGCCTTGGAAAAGTCTCCTGCCAAAGCCCCTGGAGCCAGTGTGTTTGGCAAGTAG